A genomic window from Leishmania major strain Friedlin complete genome, chromosome 18 includes:
- a CDS encoding putative DNA-directed RNA polymerases II — translation MPAIGQEKLEFHKCFRILQTSAEMMSDRKYKVAQHVVPGSLGEFIERYVEEVEVTEDGGAAVGGGPTDALPRRKQVIRRDKMTLACEREVGEGNTLKAVVYFCPPNHLSSEVVKKIAEDALNEGYQRIVFVTPSKPNPIVRKTMDTYNRSEQDLRFELFEEDELSVNITHHELVPKHTPLSEEELRDVLHAHALELNQLPRILSTDPVARYYGLRRGQVVRIERKSMSAGLYVTYRQVV, via the coding sequence ATGCCAGCCATCGGACAAGAGAAGCTGGAGTTCCACAAGTGCTTTCGCATTCTGCAGACGTCAGCGGAGATGATGTCGGATCGGAAGTACAAGGTGGCGCAGCATGTGGTTCCTGGCTCCCTCGGCGAGTTCATTGAACGCTacgtcgaggaggtggaggtgacggaggacggcggcgcggcggtcgGCGGTGGTCCTACCGATGCCCTGCCCCGTCGCAAGCAGGTGATTCGGCGGGACAAGATGACCCTGGCATGTGAGCGTGAGGTGGGCGAGGGCAACACGCTCAAGGCGGTCGTATACTTCTGCCCACCAAACCACCTCTCGTCGGAGGTGGTAAAGAAGATCGCCGAGGATGCGCTTAATGAAGGCTATCAGCGGATCGTGTTCGTCACCCCATCGAAGCCGAACCCAATCGTGCGCAAAACAATGGACACGTATAACCGTAGTGAGCAGGACCTGCGCTTCGAGCTATTCGAGGAGGATGAGCTCTCTGTGAACATCACCCATCACGAGCTAGTGCCAAAGCACACGCCTCTGTCAGAAGAGGAGCTCAGGGACGTCCTGCACGCTCATGCGCTGGAGCTGAATCAGCTGCCCCGCATCCTGTCCACCGACCCTGTAGCTCGCTACTACGGACTGAGGCGTGGTCAGGTAGTCCGCATTGAGCGTAAGAGCATGTCAGCGGGCCTCTACGTGACCTACCGGCAAGTCGTGTAA
- a CDS encoding putative DNA-directed RNA polymerase II translates to MSSIEELKVVRLFRALNTMIQLCHDRGYVIRHPSAIAEAVQNPELYNNEEGLDHDWFLRHFVISPDRAARSIRAKQRGDGSSRSGPRREAKNEEDGGDADKPGEYDVAADEDEALRRAANGEWVCMRNAMRLTCSVDPRRATLASSVLTGAPTNKAPSSAPAVTAEPKDDDGDVPYAVAAAAVDAKSKEKAAKNALMVFFSGSPKLSMKEVHSFREKALKKKASSMIVVTNKIDPGVRMDVQELSGRMDEATGAELLSIQVFEEEALAFNVVRHETVPRHVALTPAEAEAFLAERKLNVAQLPRMQESDPLVQYLGLQRGSIVHITREGKQSGPYSMYRHVI, encoded by the coding sequence ATGTCATCCATTGAAGAGCTCAAGGTGGTGCGGTTGTTTCGCGCACTCAACACGATGATCCAACTCTGCCACGACCGTGGCTACGTCATTCGACACCCGTCAGCGATCgccgaggcggtgcagaACCCCGAGCTGTACAATAACGAAGAGGGGCTCGACCATGATTGGTTCTTGCGGCACTTCGTCATCTCGCCGGAccgcgcggcgcgcagcatACGCGCGAAGCAACGCGGtgatggcagcagcagaagcggcccCAGACGTGAAGCGAAGAACGAGGAagatggcggcgacgccgacaaGCCGGGCGAGTACGATGTGGCAGCGGACGAGGATGAGGCGCTTCGTCGTGCAGCTAACGGAGAGtgggtgtgcatgcgcaACGCCATGCGGCTGACGTGCTCCGTAGACCCACGCCGCGCAACACTGGCGTCGAGCGTCCTCACGGGGGCACCAACGAACAAGGCGCCCTCTTCTGCGCCTGCCGTGACGGCGGAGCCgaaggacgacgacggcgacgtgcCCTacgctgtggcagcggctgcggtggacGCGAAGtcgaaggagaaggcggccAAGAACGCCCTCATGGTCTTCTTCTCGGGTTCACCGAAGCTGAGCATGAAAGAGGTGCATTCGTTCCGCGAGAAGGCGCTCAAGAAGAAGGCGTCATCGATGATCGTCGTGACGAACAAGATCGACCCCGGTGTGCGCATGGATGTGCAGGAGCTCAGTGGTCGAATGGATGAGGCCACAGGAGCGGAGCTGCTCTCCATCCAAGTCTTCGAGGAAGAGGCGCTGGCATTCAACGTCGTGCGCCACGAAACGGTACCGCGCCACGTCGCCCTCACGCCCGCCGAGGCCGAGGCGTTCCTGGCAGAGCGGAAACTAAATGTTGCCCAGCTGCCCCGCATGCAAGAGAGTGACCCTCTCGTCCAGTACCTTggcctgcagcgcggcagcatcgTCCACATCACACGCGAAGGAAAGCAGAGCGGCCCGTACAGCATGTACCGGCACGTGATTTGA